A region from the Acidobacteriota bacterium genome encodes:
- a CDS encoding 1-acyl-sn-glycerol-3-phosphate acyltransferase, with protein sequence MRHPELLDDITRAVLARDEVVRLLQGTHGDSAPESKERVHAYIDELHTTQRYFLYHALRHPLYPILRKIKRIVERIDSLQATLQTSRVIYASNHRSHTDYLVEPIILDDHGIRPPITAAGINLFGGALGLLHRHVTGAIPIRRNTKDPIYLTTLKAYVAELLHRRDLLFYIEGGRSYTGELKAPKTGLLHAAMQAELPNVVIVPVAIAYDLVLEDRIVARQGVKRRQRSFARELAEMATIAVGYRSRAFVTFGDSIPLNGYSHESRRDVLDLAHRTRDAIGKLYKVLPTALVSAAMKSSLTRRDLESRVATLLDQLAGNQANMGVRDARQAVDDGVAALARRGILHVERSRIRVRDRGLLRYYAKSIQHLLPSVPNRT encoded by the coding sequence ATGCGACACCCCGAACTGCTCGACGACATCACGCGCGCGGTGCTCGCTCGCGACGAGGTGGTCCGGTTGCTGCAGGGCACGCACGGCGACAGCGCGCCCGAATCGAAGGAGCGCGTCCATGCGTACATTGACGAACTGCACACGACGCAGCGGTACTTCCTCTATCACGCGCTGCGGCACCCGCTCTATCCGATCCTGCGGAAGATCAAGCGGATCGTGGAACGCATCGACTCGCTGCAGGCGACGCTTCAGACCAGCCGGGTGATATACGCGTCGAACCACCGGAGCCACACCGACTACCTCGTGGAGCCGATCATTCTCGACGATCATGGCATCCGGCCGCCGATCACGGCGGCAGGCATCAACCTGTTCGGGGGGGCGCTCGGCCTGCTGCACCGGCACGTGACCGGGGCCATCCCCATCCGCCGCAACACGAAGGACCCGATCTATCTGACGACGCTCAAGGCCTACGTCGCCGAATTGCTGCATCGCCGGGATCTGCTGTTCTACATCGAGGGGGGACGCTCGTATACCGGCGAACTGAAAGCGCCCAAGACCGGTCTGCTGCATGCGGCCATGCAGGCCGAACTGCCGAACGTGGTCATCGTGCCGGTGGCGATTGCCTACGATCTGGTGCTCGAGGACCGCATTGTGGCGCGCCAGGGCGTCAAACGGCGGCAGCGGTCGTTTGCCCGGGAGCTGGCCGAAATGGCCACGATCGCCGTGGGGTATCGATCGCGCGCGTTCGTCACTTTCGGTGATTCGATCCCGCTGAACGGGTATTCGCACGAATCGCGGCGTGACGTGCTCGATTTGGCGCACCGCACTCGGGATGCGATCGGCAAGCTCTACAAGGTGCTGCCCACGGCCCTGGTCTCGGCGGCGATGAAGTCTTCGCTGACCAGGCGGGATCTTGAGTCGCGCGTCGCCACCCTGCTCGACCAACTGGCCGGGAATCAGGCCAACATGGGCGTGCGTGACGCGCGGCAGGCGGTCGACGACGGCGTGGCCGCGCTCGCCAGACGCGGGATCCTCCACGTGGAACGCAGCCGGATTCGCGTGCGTGATCGCGGACTTCTCCGTTATTATGCCAAGTCGATTCAACATCTTCTTCCATCTGTCCCGAACAGGACCTGA
- a CDS encoding proline dehydrogenase family protein has protein sequence MLDALSKSFFHALARSQSIERLASRYGMARPTSFGRRFIAGETVEEAIAAARVIEAQGMLLTLDQLGESVTSAEEAATATRGCLNLIDSVVAAGVDRNVSVKLTQLGLDVGVEVCCGNLRRILTLAAQHGMFVRVDIENTPYLQKTFDVFATMWSEGFRNTGVAVQSAVLRSEDDARAMCKAGIRVRLVKGAYKEPPILAHQAKADVDAAYLRIMKTLLADGVCPAIATHDPAMIEATKAFAAERHITKDKYEFQMLYGIRRDVQASLVRDGYRLRVYVPFGKQWFPYFMRRLGERPANVGFVLKGIFGER, from the coding sequence ATGCTGGATGCGTTGTCAAAATCGTTCTTCCACGCCCTGGCCCGCAGCCAGTCCATCGAGCGTCTCGCGTCGCGGTACGGCATGGCCAGGCCGACCAGCTTCGGCCGGCGCTTTATCGCAGGCGAAACCGTTGAGGAGGCGATCGCGGCCGCCCGCGTGATCGAGGCGCAGGGCATGCTGCTCACGCTCGATCAACTCGGCGAGAGCGTCACGAGCGCGGAGGAAGCCGCTACCGCGACCAGGGGATGCCTGAACCTGATCGACAGCGTGGTGGCGGCCGGCGTCGATCGCAACGTCTCCGTCAAGCTCACGCAGTTGGGCCTGGATGTCGGCGTTGAGGTCTGTTGCGGCAACCTGCGGCGAATCCTCACGCTCGCCGCACAGCACGGCATGTTCGTTCGTGTCGATATCGAGAACACGCCCTACCTCCAGAAGACCTTCGATGTGTTTGCCACGATGTGGAGCGAAGGGTTCCGTAACACGGGCGTGGCGGTTCAGTCAGCGGTCCTTCGCAGCGAAGACGATGCCCGCGCGATGTGCAAGGCCGGCATCCGGGTCAGGCTGGTCAAGGGCGCCTACAAGGAGCCCCCGATCCTCGCGCATCAGGCCAAGGCCGATGTTGATGCGGCTTACCTCCGGATCATGAAGACGCTGCTCGCCGATGGCGTGTGTCCCGCGATCGCGACTCACGATCCCGCCATGATTGAGGCGACCAAGGCCTTCGCGGCCGAGCGGCACATCACGAAGGACAAGTACGAATTCCAGATGCTCTACGGCATCCGGCGTGATGTGCAGGCGTCGCTCGTGCGGGACGGATACCGGTTGCGGGTCTACGTTCCATTCGGGAAGCAGTGGTTTCCCTACTTCATGCGGCGGCTGGGCGAGCGTCCGGCCAACGTGGGATTCGTTCTCAAGGGCATCTTCGGAGAACGCTGA
- a CDS encoding polynucleotide adenylyltransferase, with amino-acid sequence MQIARAIGEAGGRALVVGGWVRDRILEIPSKDIDIEVYGIAAPALRALLERFGRVDTVGEQFTVFKMGGLDVALPRRESRIGHGHRGFDVQGDPSMSIAEASRRRDFTINAISWDPLTGEYLDPCHGREDLDRRILRAVDASTFGDDSLRVLRALQFAARFDLLVEDRTRALCRSIALDDLPGERVFGEIEKLLLWARRPSVGFALGLDLGVIARVMPEMAALVGCRQEPEWHPEGDVWVHTLMVIDHARVAIDDLDRARGLTVMLGAVCHDFGKPATTALVDGRIRSPNHEPVGVPSTLACLDRLNVHTVDGFDARHHIVGLVAYHLAPGMWHKAATPVGDGAFRRLAQKVDLELLARLARADCRGRTGNFDCSAMDWFVERARALGVEHRPPEPLLKGRHLLAMDLEPGPRIGRIVKAVYERQLDGSVATLEDAIAAAREILSLPSPPPPNQSSVQ; translated from the coding sequence GTGCAGATTGCCCGTGCCATCGGTGAGGCCGGTGGTCGCGCCCTCGTGGTCGGCGGGTGGGTCCGCGATCGCATCCTCGAAATTCCCTCTAAAGACATCGACATCGAGGTCTACGGCATCGCCGCCCCGGCGCTGCGAGCCCTGCTCGAACGCTTCGGGCGGGTCGACACGGTCGGCGAGCAGTTCACCGTCTTCAAGATGGGCGGCCTCGACGTGGCCCTGCCACGACGGGAATCCAGGATCGGCCACGGCCACCGCGGCTTCGACGTGCAGGGCGATCCGTCGATGTCGATCGCCGAGGCCTCACGGCGGCGCGACTTCACCATCAATGCCATTTCGTGGGATCCGCTGACCGGCGAGTACCTCGACCCGTGCCATGGCCGGGAGGATCTCGATCGGCGCATCCTGCGCGCCGTGGACGCGTCGACCTTCGGCGATGACAGCCTGCGCGTGCTGCGCGCCCTTCAGTTCGCGGCACGATTCGATCTCCTGGTTGAGGACCGGACCCGCGCGCTGTGCCGGTCGATCGCGCTCGACGATCTGCCAGGCGAACGGGTCTTCGGGGAGATCGAAAAGCTGCTGCTCTGGGCCCGCCGGCCGTCCGTGGGATTCGCGCTGGGCCTGGATCTCGGCGTGATCGCCCGCGTGATGCCGGAGATGGCCGCGCTGGTCGGATGTCGGCAGGAGCCCGAATGGCATCCTGAGGGTGACGTCTGGGTGCACACGCTGATGGTGATCGACCACGCCCGCGTAGCCATCGACGACCTCGATCGGGCGAGGGGTCTGACGGTCATGTTGGGGGCTGTGTGCCACGACTTCGGCAAGCCGGCAACCACGGCGCTGGTTGACGGCCGCATCCGCTCACCCAATCACGAACCTGTCGGTGTGCCCTCGACCCTGGCGTGCCTCGACCGCCTCAACGTCCATACCGTCGACGGCTTCGACGCGCGCCATCACATCGTCGGCCTGGTGGCGTACCACCTGGCGCCAGGCATGTGGCACAAGGCCGCGACACCGGTGGGTGACGGAGCGTTCAGACGGCTCGCACAGAAGGTGGATCTCGAACTGCTCGCCCGGCTGGCCCGGGCCGACTGCCGGGGCCGCACGGGCAATTTCGACTGCTCGGCCATGGACTGGTTTGTCGAGCGGGCGCGGGCGCTCGGGGTCGAGCACCGCCCGCCCGAACCGCTGCTCAAGGGCCGGCATCTGCTCGCCATGGATCTCGAACCGGGCCCAAGAATCGGTCGAATCGTGAAGGCCGTCTACGAGCGCCAGTTGGATGGCTCTGTCGCAACTTTGGAAGATGCGATCGCCGCTGCCCGCGAGATTCTCTCGCTCCCGAGCCCACCTCCACCAAACCAGTCCTCCGTCCAGTGA
- a CDS encoding tetratricopeptide repeat protein produces the protein MSSSSMDAPQGPVPVAAANDSDRPQPAQSYKLDEVLAMYRSIREEFLRELQKHDIIQIAITPSGERSILFQDLLVVRRLHGELQRGASFRAVLRAIKTTRAGQLVLDFRKDARPGQVVVLNQPPVVVQARASLESAGIAAAESAPADPSLAEQYFRLASTLDDGTIENQERAAAAYRKALESDPHLVPAVINLANIHYASDELIEAQALYQHAIGLDPDVFEGHFNLGNIHHDLGRFADAERYYRRALAICPGYPEVHLYLAVVLEKAERPADARIHWQSYRNLAPDGEWAELAHEFSETP, from the coding sequence GTGTCATCTTCGTCGATGGATGCGCCTCAGGGACCGGTTCCCGTGGCGGCAGCAAACGACTCAGACCGGCCGCAGCCGGCGCAGTCGTACAAGCTCGACGAAGTGCTGGCGATGTATCGATCGATCCGCGAGGAATTTCTCCGCGAGCTTCAGAAGCACGACATCATTCAGATTGCGATCACTCCCTCCGGGGAGCGGTCGATCCTGTTCCAGGACCTGCTGGTCGTGCGTCGGCTCCACGGCGAACTCCAGCGTGGGGCCTCGTTCAGAGCCGTACTCCGGGCGATCAAGACGACTCGCGCCGGGCAACTCGTACTCGATTTCCGGAAGGACGCCAGGCCGGGACAGGTTGTGGTGCTCAATCAACCGCCGGTCGTGGTCCAGGCCCGAGCCTCGCTCGAGAGTGCCGGAATCGCTGCTGCGGAATCAGCGCCGGCTGATCCGTCTCTGGCCGAGCAGTACTTCCGCCTCGCGTCGACACTCGATGACGGGACCATCGAGAACCAGGAGAGGGCCGCGGCGGCGTACCGGAAGGCGCTTGAGTCGGATCCGCATCTGGTGCCAGCGGTCATCAATCTGGCCAACATCCACTACGCGTCCGATGAACTCATCGAGGCGCAGGCGCTGTACCAGCACGCGATCGGCCTCGACCCCGACGTCTTCGAGGGCCACTTCAATCTGGGCAACATCCATCACGATCTTGGACGGTTTGCCGACGCCGAGCGTTATTATCGCCGGGCGCTGGCGATCTGCCCGGGCTACCCGGAGGTGCATCTCTATCTGGCCGTCGTGCTCGAGAAGGCCGAACGTCCAGCTGATGCCCGCATCCACTGGCAAAGCTACCGCAATCTGGCGCCCGACGGCGAGTGGGCCGAACTCGCCCATGAGTTCTCCGAGACGCCGTAG
- a CDS encoding PEGA domain-containing protein, with amino-acid sequence MRVKNMLLSAAVIGSFIVLSPAVAAAQHRGGGHAVARPQVARPQVARPQPVGRIVGRGSFGMGAYWGPSYYSSLTWGFPRWWYPFGYVPYWYGPYWYKPYGYRGDDLGSSIKLDVKPKTTDVFVDGYYAGAAADFGGWFRSLNVAPGNHEVTLWSLGYRTVTQQVHVQFEGQLKLSCQMVPLATGELQDARPVPPPVAQTPRARRDLSVAPDQPAPPDRPARPRRPAPRSQPPEPQQPARSQPAPSPAVGETPDYAQLTIKAQPGGVQVFIDGEAWHSSPGADRLVVHLPVGVHHIEIRKDGFRTFKTDVEIRSGEPTTLNVSLSGQDAG; translated from the coding sequence ATGCGAGTCAAGAACATGCTTCTCTCGGCTGCCGTCATCGGCAGCTTCATAGTGCTATCGCCTGCCGTCGCCGCTGCGCAGCACCGCGGAGGCGGACACGCGGTCGCACGTCCGCAGGTTGCACGTCCGCAGGTCGCGCGCCCGCAGCCCGTCGGCCGGATCGTCGGGCGGGGATCGTTCGGAATGGGGGCGTACTGGGGCCCGTCGTACTACAGCAGCCTCACGTGGGGGTTCCCGCGATGGTGGTATCCGTTCGGGTACGTGCCCTACTGGTATGGGCCGTATTGGTACAAACCGTACGGGTATCGTGGAGACGATCTGGGCAGCTCGATCAAGCTTGATGTCAAGCCGAAGACCACGGACGTGTTCGTCGATGGCTATTACGCGGGAGCCGCCGCCGACTTCGGCGGCTGGTTCCGGAGCCTCAACGTTGCTCCGGGCAACCACGAGGTCACGCTATGGTCTCTGGGCTATCGAACAGTCACGCAGCAAGTCCACGTGCAGTTTGAGGGGCAATTGAAGTTGAGCTGCCAGATGGTACCGCTCGCGACAGGCGAATTGCAGGACGCGAGACCGGTGCCTCCTCCCGTCGCGCAAACGCCACGGGCCCGTCGCGATCTCTCCGTGGCGCCCGATCAGCCGGCGCCACCGGATCGTCCGGCCCGGCCTCGACGGCCAGCGCCTCGTTCACAGCCGCCGGAACCGCAGCAGCCGGCACGGTCGCAACCGGCTCCTTCTCCCGCGGTCGGCGAGACGCCGGACTACGCGCAGCTGACAATCAAGGCTCAGCCAGGCGGGGTCCAGGTCTTCATCGATGGCGAGGCCTGGCACAGTTCGCCGGGAGCTGATCGCCTGGTCGTGCATCTGCCGGTTGGCGTGCATCACATCGAGATTCGAAAAGACGGGTTCCGGACATTCAAGACGGATGTCGAAATCCGAAGCGGCGAACCCACGACGTTGAACGTGAGCTTGTCGGGCCAGGACGCGGGCTAG